Proteins from a single region of Nomia melanderi isolate GNS246 chromosome 11, iyNomMela1, whole genome shotgun sequence:
- the LOC116432175 gene encoding uncharacterized protein LOC116432175 isoform X1 has protein sequence MAWIWYVSLGWFQWRRSSYGMASRGPSPTTLPIAIAMAVAMSLVANGLCPTQCRCDDDSLRASCAYAGLEVVPIQLNPDIKHLDLSNNRVGNIHLTFGFYCNLETLDLTSNNIHTLGSDNFVFQKNLLTLNVSNNAIRALAKNSLQGMDSLRVLNLASNNISDMDELAFKSTSELEVLDLSDNSITSLPEGLLKNLHRIRTLILNENSLLEIPTRNLALAPSLENLDLSDNLIQELNRDSLPSLPSLVSLDLANNVIRNIADDAFDRLPDLLRLDLSGNNLTSVPTAALARLNVLSHLVLSRNPLGVLDAAGFRNLYELRVLELNDCAIAAVHARAFADNVNLERISMDGNRGLKELPARVLYGARYLKWVSLRRCSLSTLQPTQFPVDGLSSLRVGGNPLVCNCSVHWLWNVIRAEERRNESRLELDTNDIVCADEEFSGKPLIALSEGSLRCRLSPLYLSLSAAGCLAATATILALIAHLTRSKRKKRLAYAAPNRPEFLVYVGRNNDELDKNAESYSRRLLARNEDTTPYDTPRGKIGQRSPQSQDTNIYETPRYTRSGNNRAANEPYARQTEEGVYAVADVTDLRDEPPEVLSLYRMHGPAAPVAPRPNVHRVDYGYDYDYDYDYEPPIPEKPHVVFV, from the coding sequence GGTGGTTCCAGTGGAGGAGGAGTTCATATGGAATGGCATCGCGCGGACCGTCGCCGACGACGTTGCCAATCGCGATAGCGATGGCCGTCGCGATGTCGCTCGTGGCGAACGGCCTCTGCCCGACCCAATGCCGCTGCGACGACGATAGCCTGCGCGCGTCCTGCGCGTACGCGGGCCTCGAGGTGGTGCCGATCCAACTGAACCCGGACATCAAGCACCTGGACCTGTCCAACAACCGCGTCGGCAACATCCACCTGACGTTCGGCTTCTACTGCAACCTGGAGACGCTGGACCTGACGTCGAACAACATACACACGCTGGGCTCGGACAACTTCGTCTTTCAGAAGAACCTCCTCACGCTGAACGTGAGCAACAACGCGATCCGAGCGCTGGCCAAGAACTCCCTGCAGGGGATGGACTCGCTGAGGGTCCTGAACCTGGCCAGCAACAACATCTCCGACATGGACGAGCTGGCGTTCAAGAGCACCAGCGAGCTGGAGGTGCTGGACCTCAGCGACAACTCGATCACCAGCCTGCCAGAGGGACTACTGAAGAATCTACACAGGATCCGCACGCTGATCCTCAACGAGAACTCCTTGCTAGAGATCCCAACCAGGAACCTAGCGTTAGCGCCCAGCCTGGAGAACCTCGACCTGTCGGACAACCTGATCCAAGAGCTGAACAGAGACTCGTTGCCCTCGCTACCCTCTTTGGTCTCTCTAGACCTGGCCAACAACGTGATCAGGAACATCGCCGACGACGCGTTCGACCGTCTGCCCGACCTCCTGCGGCTAGACCTCTCCGGCAACAACCTGACGTCCGTGCCCACGGCGGCTCTAGCTAGGCTGAACGTCCTCTCGCACCTGGTGCTCAGCAGGAACCCCCTAGGTGTCCTGGACGCGGCTGGCTTCCGTAACCTCTACGAACTCAGGGTGCTAGAGCTGAACGATTGCGCGATCGCCGCGGTGCACGCTAGAGCGTTCGCCGATAACGTGAACCTGGAGCGGATCTCGATGGACGGGAACAGAGGGCTGAAGGAGCTGCCGGCCAGAGTGCTGTACGGCGCGAGGTACCTCAAGTGGGTGTCCCTGCGACGCTGCAGCCTGTCCACCCTCCAGCCGACGCAGTTCCCGGTGGACGGCCTGTCCTCGCTGCGCGTCGGCGGGAACCCCCTGGTCTGCAACTGCTCGGTGCACTGGCTGTGGAACGTGATCAGGGCGGAGGAGCGGCGCAACGAGTCGCGGCTCGAGCTGGACACGAACGACATCGTCTGCGCGGACGAGGAGTTCTCGGGCAAGCCGTTGATCGCGCTGTCCGAGGGCTCTCTGCGCTGCCGGCTCAGCCCGCTTTATCTCTCGCTGTCCGCGGCCGGATGCCTCGCGGCGACCGCTACCATTCTCGCGCTGATAGCGCACCTCACCCGCTCGAAGAGGAAGAAGCGTCTCGCCTACGCGGCGCCGAACAGGCCCGAGTTCCTGGTGTACGTCGGCAGGAACAACGACGAGCTGGACAAGAACGCCGAGTCCTACAGCAGGAGGCTGCTGGCAAGGAACGAGGACACCACCCCGTACGACACTCCGCGCGGCAAGATCGGCCAGAGGAGCCCGCAGTCGCAGGACACCAACATCTACGAGACGCCCAGGTACACGAGGAGCGGCAACAATCGCGCGGCGAACGAGCCGTACGCCAGGCAGACGGAAGAGGGCGTGTACGCGGTCGCGGACGTGACCGATCTGCGCGACGAGCCGCCGGAAGTGCTGTCGCTCTATCGCATGCACGGCCCGGCCGCCCCCGTCGCGCCCAGGCCGAACGTCCACCGGGTCGACTACGgttacgactacgactacgattACGATTACGAACCGCCGATCCCCGAGAAACCGCACGTCGTGTTCGTCTGA
- the LOC116432175 gene encoding uncharacterized protein LOC116432175 isoform X2, with protein sequence MASRGPSPTTLPIAIAMAVAMSLVANGLCPTQCRCDDDSLRASCAYAGLEVVPIQLNPDIKHLDLSNNRVGNIHLTFGFYCNLETLDLTSNNIHTLGSDNFVFQKNLLTLNVSNNAIRALAKNSLQGMDSLRVLNLASNNISDMDELAFKSTSELEVLDLSDNSITSLPEGLLKNLHRIRTLILNENSLLEIPTRNLALAPSLENLDLSDNLIQELNRDSLPSLPSLVSLDLANNVIRNIADDAFDRLPDLLRLDLSGNNLTSVPTAALARLNVLSHLVLSRNPLGVLDAAGFRNLYELRVLELNDCAIAAVHARAFADNVNLERISMDGNRGLKELPARVLYGARYLKWVSLRRCSLSTLQPTQFPVDGLSSLRVGGNPLVCNCSVHWLWNVIRAEERRNESRLELDTNDIVCADEEFSGKPLIALSEGSLRCRLSPLYLSLSAAGCLAATATILALIAHLTRSKRKKRLAYAAPNRPEFLVYVGRNNDELDKNAESYSRRLLARNEDTTPYDTPRGKIGQRSPQSQDTNIYETPRYTRSGNNRAANEPYARQTEEGVYAVADVTDLRDEPPEVLSLYRMHGPAAPVAPRPNVHRVDYGYDYDYDYDYEPPIPEKPHVVFV encoded by the coding sequence ATGGCATCGCGCGGACCGTCGCCGACGACGTTGCCAATCGCGATAGCGATGGCCGTCGCGATGTCGCTCGTGGCGAACGGCCTCTGCCCGACCCAATGCCGCTGCGACGACGATAGCCTGCGCGCGTCCTGCGCGTACGCGGGCCTCGAGGTGGTGCCGATCCAACTGAACCCGGACATCAAGCACCTGGACCTGTCCAACAACCGCGTCGGCAACATCCACCTGACGTTCGGCTTCTACTGCAACCTGGAGACGCTGGACCTGACGTCGAACAACATACACACGCTGGGCTCGGACAACTTCGTCTTTCAGAAGAACCTCCTCACGCTGAACGTGAGCAACAACGCGATCCGAGCGCTGGCCAAGAACTCCCTGCAGGGGATGGACTCGCTGAGGGTCCTGAACCTGGCCAGCAACAACATCTCCGACATGGACGAGCTGGCGTTCAAGAGCACCAGCGAGCTGGAGGTGCTGGACCTCAGCGACAACTCGATCACCAGCCTGCCAGAGGGACTACTGAAGAATCTACACAGGATCCGCACGCTGATCCTCAACGAGAACTCCTTGCTAGAGATCCCAACCAGGAACCTAGCGTTAGCGCCCAGCCTGGAGAACCTCGACCTGTCGGACAACCTGATCCAAGAGCTGAACAGAGACTCGTTGCCCTCGCTACCCTCTTTGGTCTCTCTAGACCTGGCCAACAACGTGATCAGGAACATCGCCGACGACGCGTTCGACCGTCTGCCCGACCTCCTGCGGCTAGACCTCTCCGGCAACAACCTGACGTCCGTGCCCACGGCGGCTCTAGCTAGGCTGAACGTCCTCTCGCACCTGGTGCTCAGCAGGAACCCCCTAGGTGTCCTGGACGCGGCTGGCTTCCGTAACCTCTACGAACTCAGGGTGCTAGAGCTGAACGATTGCGCGATCGCCGCGGTGCACGCTAGAGCGTTCGCCGATAACGTGAACCTGGAGCGGATCTCGATGGACGGGAACAGAGGGCTGAAGGAGCTGCCGGCCAGAGTGCTGTACGGCGCGAGGTACCTCAAGTGGGTGTCCCTGCGACGCTGCAGCCTGTCCACCCTCCAGCCGACGCAGTTCCCGGTGGACGGCCTGTCCTCGCTGCGCGTCGGCGGGAACCCCCTGGTCTGCAACTGCTCGGTGCACTGGCTGTGGAACGTGATCAGGGCGGAGGAGCGGCGCAACGAGTCGCGGCTCGAGCTGGACACGAACGACATCGTCTGCGCGGACGAGGAGTTCTCGGGCAAGCCGTTGATCGCGCTGTCCGAGGGCTCTCTGCGCTGCCGGCTCAGCCCGCTTTATCTCTCGCTGTCCGCGGCCGGATGCCTCGCGGCGACCGCTACCATTCTCGCGCTGATAGCGCACCTCACCCGCTCGAAGAGGAAGAAGCGTCTCGCCTACGCGGCGCCGAACAGGCCCGAGTTCCTGGTGTACGTCGGCAGGAACAACGACGAGCTGGACAAGAACGCCGAGTCCTACAGCAGGAGGCTGCTGGCAAGGAACGAGGACACCACCCCGTACGACACTCCGCGCGGCAAGATCGGCCAGAGGAGCCCGCAGTCGCAGGACACCAACATCTACGAGACGCCCAGGTACACGAGGAGCGGCAACAATCGCGCGGCGAACGAGCCGTACGCCAGGCAGACGGAAGAGGGCGTGTACGCGGTCGCGGACGTGACCGATCTGCGCGACGAGCCGCCGGAAGTGCTGTCGCTCTATCGCATGCACGGCCCGGCCGCCCCCGTCGCGCCCAGGCCGAACGTCCACCGGGTCGACTACGgttacgactacgactacgattACGATTACGAACCGCCGATCCCCGAGAAACCGCACGTCGTGTTCGTCTGA
- the holn1 gene encoding CD2 antigen cytoplasmic tail-binding protein 2 homolog holn1 → MLKRKFDQIEDNRGPAKNSLDSDEEDDANEDNYNVMNEDEIEGVEDGPIAAETNVGFTAFNMKEELEEGHFDKEGHYLWNKEKEIRDNWLDNIDWMQIKPSSTASTKKGNKSSAKHGLADSDSDDEGPDIMFNPVHLYKQILEYLKPGETVSKALCRLGKGKKRLTTAERWKRKKEKKEVEDDGNSVEIIKLTELANELLTRTGNMDIYQESYEHIKKKVEKSEKHAHPSKQEAELDMYADDFDEKEKAKLDDGGGSIRGTAQSEKDNIKEEDDDEEEEDDEVMWELKWSQDESAEIHGPYTSQQMHAWAKEGYFKSGAWVRKKGQTNQFYNAARMDFELYL, encoded by the exons ATGTTGAAACGCAAATTTGATCAGATAGAAGATAATAGAGGGCCAGCAAAGAATTCGTTAGACTCGGATGAAGAAGATGATGCTAATGAAGATAATTACAATGTTATGAATGAAGATGAGATTGAAG GTGTGGAGGATGGGCCAATTGCTGCTGAAACAAATGTGGGGTTTACAGCATTTAACATGAAAGAAGAGTTAGAGGAGGGCCACTTTGATAAAGAGGGCCATTATCTTTGGAATAAGGAGAAAGAGATAAGAGATAATTGGTTGGACAATATCGATTGGATGCAG ATCAAACCGAGTTCCACAGCAAGTACAAAGAAGGGAAACAAAAGCAGTGCTAAACATGGATTGGCTGATAGCGATAGTGATGATGAAGGTCCAGATATTATGTTCAATCCAGTTCACCTCTATAAACAAATATTGGAATACCTGAAACCTGGAGAAACAGTATCCAAGGCTTTGTGTAGGCTTG GTAAAGGAAAAAAGAGATTAACTACTGCAGAGAGAtggaagaggaaaaaagaaaagaaagaagtagAAGATGATGGAAATTCcgtggaaattataaaattaacagaattagCAAATGAATTGTTAACTCGTACAGGAAACATGGATATATATCAAGAAAGTTATGAGCATATAAAAAAGAAG GTGGAAAAGTCTGAAAAGCATGCTCATCCTTCGAAGCAAGAAGCAGAATTAGATATGTATGCAGATGACTttgatgaaaaagaaaaagcaaaGTTGGATGATGGTGGag gTAGCATCAGAGGAACAGCGCAATCtgaaaaagataatattaaagaagaagacgacgacgaagaagaagaagatgatgaagTAATGTGGGAATTAAAATGGTCGCAGGACGAAAGTGCAGAAATTCATGGGCCTTACACGAGCCAGCAGATGCATGCGTGGGCCAAGGAAGGATATTTTAAAAGTGGAGCGTGGGTACGAAAAAAGGGACAAACTAATCAATTCTATAACGCCGCAAGAATGGATTTCGAACTCTATCTGTGA